From Rhodococcus sp. B7740, one genomic window encodes:
- the map gene encoding type I methionyl aminopeptidase: MSVTAESKPRQPLVPGVVSPVLAVPKSIERPEYAWKSTVAEGSEPWVQTPEVIEKMRVASKIAARALQEAGRAVAPGVTTDELDRIAHQYMIDHGAYPSTLGYKGFPKSCCTSLNEVICHGIPDSTVIQDGDIVNIDVTAYIDGVHGDTNATFLAGNVSEEARLLVERTHEATMRAIKAVKPGRALNVIGRVIESYAHRFGYGVVEDFTGHGIGTTFHNGLVVLHYDQPSVDTVIEPGMTFTIEPMINLGTINAEMWDDGWTVVTHDKKWTAQFEHTLVVTETGSEILTLP; the protein is encoded by the coding sequence ATGTCTGTGACCGCCGAGAGCAAGCCCCGTCAGCCACTCGTACCAGGCGTCGTCTCGCCCGTCCTCGCGGTGCCCAAGTCGATCGAGCGCCCCGAATACGCGTGGAAGTCGACCGTGGCCGAGGGCAGCGAGCCCTGGGTTCAGACCCCCGAGGTCATCGAGAAGATGCGGGTGGCGTCCAAGATCGCGGCCAGGGCGCTGCAGGAAGCGGGCCGGGCAGTGGCACCGGGCGTCACCACCGACGAGCTGGACCGCATTGCCCACCAGTACATGATCGATCACGGCGCATACCCGTCCACGTTGGGCTACAAGGGTTTTCCGAAGTCCTGCTGCACGTCCCTCAACGAGGTCATCTGCCACGGCATCCCGGATTCGACGGTGATCCAGGACGGCGACATCGTCAACATCGACGTCACCGCGTACATCGACGGCGTCCACGGCGACACCAACGCAACCTTCCTGGCGGGCAACGTCTCCGAGGAGGCCCGACTGCTGGTCGAACGCACCCACGAGGCCACCATGCGGGCCATCAAGGCCGTCAAGCCCGGTCGCGCGCTGAACGTGATCGGCCGCGTCATCGAGTCGTATGCGCACCGGTTCGGCTACGGCGTGGTGGAGGACTTCACCGGCCACGGCATCGGTACCACCTTCCACAACGGTCTGGTCGTGCTGCACTACGACCAGCCGTCGGTGGACACCGTCATCGAACCGGGAATGACGTTCACGATCGAACCGATGATCAACCTGGGCACGATCAACGCCGAGATGTGGGACGACGGCTGGACGGTGGTCACGCACGACAAGAAGTGGACCGCGCAGTTCGAGCACACGCTCGTGGTGACCGAGACGGGTAGCGAGATCCTGACTCTCCCGTGA
- a CDS encoding helix-turn-helix transcriptional regulator — translation MVHSNLLRPRDGDALRAELRQVAATSEVPVVFGGEVSSETLYLSEFHGTRTRGLDGLAIPPRSGLGGRVMEQRRPAAVSDYGASMSITHHFDRPVLGEGLKSILAVPVVVAGVARIVMYAALRERGPLGDRVGDIMTTAARRLGQEISVRDEVDRRIRLLATIRSPLDSDVSRTAELRSVHEELSDLARSVGDAAIQRRLDAVAARVAASFGQNTPDDPRAQEVSQSLTPREIDVISQVALGCTNVEVAARLSIGAETVKSYLRSVMRKTDSHTRYEAVVACRRLGVLPS, via the coding sequence GTGGTCCATTCGAATTTGTTGCGGCCCCGCGACGGTGATGCCCTGCGCGCGGAGCTGCGCCAGGTGGCAGCGACGTCCGAGGTACCCGTCGTGTTCGGCGGCGAGGTCTCCTCGGAGACCCTGTACCTGAGTGAATTCCACGGAACCAGAACCCGAGGCCTGGACGGACTCGCCATCCCACCCAGATCCGGCCTCGGCGGTCGAGTCATGGAACAGCGCAGGCCCGCGGCCGTCAGCGATTACGGCGCATCGATGTCGATCACCCACCACTTCGATCGACCCGTGCTCGGCGAGGGCCTCAAATCGATACTGGCGGTACCGGTGGTCGTGGCCGGAGTCGCGCGAATAGTGATGTACGCGGCGCTGCGCGAACGCGGCCCCCTCGGAGATCGTGTCGGCGACATCATGACCACCGCCGCCAGGCGTCTCGGCCAGGAGATCTCCGTGCGGGACGAGGTCGACCGCAGGATCCGTCTGCTGGCGACCATCCGCTCGCCGCTCGACTCGGATGTCTCGCGGACCGCCGAGCTGCGCAGTGTCCACGAGGAACTGTCCGATCTCGCCCGGTCGGTCGGTGACGCAGCGATCCAGCGCAGACTCGACGCAGTGGCAGCTCGCGTGGCCGCGTCGTTCGGACAGAACACGCCCGACGACCCACGAGCCCAGGAGGTGTCGCAGTCGTTGACGCCACGCGAGATCGACGTCATCTCGCAGGTTGCCCTGGGCTGCACCAACGTCGAGGTCGCTGCGCGCCTGTCGATCGGTGCCGAGACGGTCAAATCGTACCTGCGCAGTGTGATGCGCAAAACCGATTCGCACACCCGATACGAAGCCGTGGTGGCGTGCCGTCGACTCGGCGTTCTGCCTTCCTGA
- a CDS encoding penicillin-binding transpeptidase domain-containing protein — protein MRSRGATEVRYRVGAVSVVAAVVAAALTGCTPKPDGPEPAAQAFLAAFEANDIAAAAADTDKPDAAATALTEAWTNLQAEALDAETTSVQVDGDTATVGYTYTWQLPRDRVWTYDGQLNMGRSEGEWVVRWTASDIHPKLGDTQTMSLRSTAAPRARVNERSGTDVLVPGVVHRIKFDAAEANNVVASATALSTLLTPFDASITAQSIVESATSVDGDYPVVLLRDSDYQPISAALTEIPGVTASDESDLVSTDPTFAPDLVGQVKKAVIDEVDGKAGWSVVTTNRNGVDIDVLTDTPPEPSPSFSISLDRNIQVAAQRAVNARTEQAMTVVIQPSTGAILAVAQNPAADRDGPVASAGLYPPGSTFKIITAGAAIASGLATPGSTVPCPGRIVIGERSVPNYNEFSLGDVTMSTAFTRSCNTSFAKLASEMTPDALTVAASQFGVGPDYDVVGLPTDSGSVPPAEELVQRTEDGFGQGRVVVSTFGMALAAATVAHGSTPVPNLLVGRDTVITGDHPPIEPAMVDGLRGMMRSVVTSGTAERIADQGEVYGKTGEAEVDGGSHSWFVGYRGDIAFATLVVRGGSSDNAVAVTREMFEQLPPGY, from the coding sequence ATGAGATCACGTGGTGCAACCGAAGTGCGGTATCGAGTCGGAGCGGTGTCGGTGGTCGCAGCCGTCGTTGCCGCCGCCCTCACCGGATGTACCCCCAAACCCGACGGCCCGGAGCCGGCCGCCCAGGCATTTCTCGCCGCGTTCGAGGCCAACGACATCGCCGCCGCGGCTGCCGATACCGACAAGCCCGACGCAGCGGCGACGGCACTGACCGAGGCGTGGACCAACCTCCAGGCCGAGGCGCTCGACGCCGAGACGACGTCGGTACAGGTCGACGGCGACACGGCCACGGTCGGCTACACCTACACGTGGCAACTGCCGAGGGATCGCGTGTGGACATACGACGGTCAGCTGAACATGGGCCGCAGCGAAGGTGAGTGGGTGGTGCGCTGGACGGCGTCGGACATCCATCCCAAGCTCGGCGACACTCAGACGATGTCCTTGCGGTCCACGGCGGCTCCGCGGGCTCGGGTCAACGAACGCTCCGGGACCGACGTGCTGGTGCCAGGGGTGGTGCACCGAATCAAATTCGATGCCGCAGAAGCGAACAACGTGGTCGCCTCGGCAACGGCGCTGTCGACGCTGCTGACGCCTTTCGATGCGTCCATCACTGCGCAGTCGATCGTCGAATCCGCCACCTCGGTCGACGGCGACTACCCGGTGGTTTTACTTCGAGACAGTGACTACCAGCCGATTTCGGCCGCACTGACCGAGATCCCCGGAGTCACCGCGTCCGACGAATCGGATCTGGTGTCCACCGACCCCACGTTCGCGCCGGACCTGGTGGGCCAGGTCAAGAAGGCCGTCATCGACGAGGTCGACGGCAAGGCGGGGTGGAGCGTGGTGACCACGAACCGCAACGGCGTCGACATCGATGTCCTCACCGACACCCCGCCGGAGCCCTCGCCGTCGTTCTCGATCAGTCTCGATCGCAACATCCAGGTCGCGGCACAGCGAGCGGTGAATGCGCGCACCGAGCAGGCGATGACGGTGGTCATCCAGCCGTCCACCGGTGCCATCCTCGCGGTGGCACAGAACCCGGCTGCCGATCGGGACGGGCCGGTCGCGTCGGCCGGCCTGTACCCACCCGGATCGACGTTCAAGATCATCACCGCCGGTGCCGCCATCGCGAGCGGACTCGCGACTCCGGGCAGCACCGTCCCGTGTCCGGGGCGCATCGTGATCGGTGAGCGCAGTGTGCCCAACTACAACGAGTTCTCACTGGGTGACGTGACGATGAGTACCGCCTTCACTCGATCGTGCAACACCTCGTTCGCCAAGCTGGCCAGTGAGATGACTCCCGATGCGCTGACCGTCGCGGCCTCTCAATTCGGCGTCGGCCCGGATTACGACGTCGTCGGATTGCCGACCGACTCCGGTTCGGTGCCACCGGCCGAAGAACTGGTTCAGCGCACCGAGGACGGCTTCGGTCAGGGCAGGGTGGTCGTGTCGACGTTCGGTATGGCCCTGGCCGCCGCGACGGTGGCTCACGGTTCGACGCCGGTGCCGAACCTCCTGGTCGGACGCGACACCGTGATCACCGGAGACCATCCGCCGATCGAACCTGCGATGGTCGACGGATTGCGCGGGATGATGCGGTCGGTGGTCACCAGCGGTACGGCCGAACGCATCGCAGACCAGGGCGAGGTCTACGGAAAGACCGGCGAAGCAGAGGTCGACGGCGGTTCGCACTCGTGGTTCGTCGGTTACCGCGGCGATATCGCCTTCGCCACCCTCGTGGTGCGCGGCGGCAGCTCGGACAACGCGGTCGCGGTGACCCGAGAGATGTTCGAGCAACTTCCACCCGGGTACTGA
- a CDS encoding GNAT family N-acetyltransferase, with translation MLKLLGAKPLGNRDVAHVLRVLDADPVATCMVAARVQESGLDPKSFHGEMWSRGGPDESLCFYGANLVPLLGSGDDLRSFADRACRGPRLCSSLVGRAELTLPLWEMLETDWGPAREVRGEQPLLATSVRSSITPDPHVRLVRPEELDVYLSAAVAMFIEEVGVDPRQNDGGRGYRRRISSLIAAQRAWARFEDGRVVFKAEIGSQSATVGQIQGVWVHPDRRGHGLGASGTAAVVNSVVRQGRTASLYVNSFNYVARRAYAKIGLTQVATFTTVLLD, from the coding sequence GTGCTCAAGCTCCTCGGTGCGAAGCCTCTCGGTAATCGGGATGTTGCGCACGTCCTGCGGGTGCTCGACGCCGACCCGGTCGCCACCTGCATGGTTGCCGCTCGGGTGCAGGAATCCGGGCTGGATCCGAAGTCGTTCCACGGTGAGATGTGGAGCCGAGGTGGACCCGACGAGTCGTTGTGTTTCTACGGTGCCAACCTGGTTCCTCTGCTCGGATCCGGCGACGATCTGCGCTCGTTCGCCGATCGTGCGTGCCGCGGCCCGCGGCTGTGTTCGTCACTGGTCGGTCGAGCCGAACTGACATTGCCGTTGTGGGAGATGCTCGAGACCGACTGGGGCCCGGCCCGTGAGGTTCGCGGTGAGCAGCCGTTGCTGGCCACGTCGGTTCGATCGTCCATCACGCCCGATCCGCACGTACGCCTCGTTCGTCCCGAGGAACTGGACGTGTATCTGAGTGCGGCAGTCGCGATGTTCATCGAGGAAGTGGGCGTCGACCCGAGACAGAACGACGGCGGCCGTGGATACCGGCGACGGATCTCGAGTCTCATTGCCGCGCAGCGTGCGTGGGCCCGATTCGAGGACGGTCGGGTGGTGTTCAAGGCCGAGATCGGATCGCAGTCGGCGACGGTGGGTCAGATCCAGGGGGTGTGGGTTCATCCCGATCGGCGCGGGCACGGCCTCGGCGCGTCCGGTACCGCAGCGGTGGTGAACTCGGTGGTCCGCCAGGGCCGCACCGCGAGCCTGTACGTCAACAGTTTCAACTACGTCGCCCGGCGCGCATACGCGAAGATCGGTCTGACCCAGGTGGCGACCTTCACGACGGTCCTCCTCGACTGA